GGGCAGTTCGGTGCAGGTCGTGTATCAATTCTGTCTCAATCTGGGAATCCATGTATCGATTATTTTCGGGCAATTGTTAATTCGGTAATCGGAATGTTTGACCGGAAGTCATCTTTTATCCCCATCAATGCGACTGCCATTCCATTGCGAGCCTAATTGCGCAAACCTTTGCGCAGTAGAAAGGGCGATTCGCCGGCGCAGTGGATACGTGCCGCCATCGACATCCCGCTAAAACCCGGAAAATGACGCCAATGCCTTGATAGAGGCGGTTCCAGCCAATCATTTCAAGTGCCCGGGCAACGTGCGTTGGGTAGCTTGACGTTGTCGGCAGGGCGGCGAATCACGCCGGCCCGCTTCGCCCGGCACGCTGCATTCGACGTCGCGCATCACGTCAATCCGACCTGCTTCAGCCCGCAATCGGCCCTGCGTGTCACAGACTACCGTGTGTGGGAGGCGTCTCACAATTGAGACACTTTGGTCTTGGTGCGGTAGCCCACATAGTGATCGCCGCCCCCTCTTTCGAGTCCCCCGCCGCGGACGAACTCGCGCCGCGCAGCCCTCGGTCCAGCCCCATGCGGCGACAGGGCTGCGGCCAGCGAAGTAGTTGCCGACGCAACGTTTCGGGCCCCGTAAATTTGCCCGTGCCCGGCGAGTCGCACACCTGCAACAGTTTTTGCACGACCCCTCTCAAAGCGTGCCGCGCGGCGACGCGCATTGACGGCCATGTCCGGTGGCATAACGCTTTGCGAAGCGCTGGCACGGTCGTCGCTATATGACCTGTGCCCGGCAGCAGCGCAGTAGCGCGGGACAGTACAGGAAGTACAGGCAGGGCGGGAAACCACAGGTGGCGCGGGGACGCACAGGCAGGAAGCGGCAACACAGGTGGCGCGGGGACGCACAGGCAGGCAGAAAAAAACAGGCAGCGCGAAGACGCACAGGGAAGAAAAAACAGCGAACGATCAAGCCCATACGAAAGGGCGCGACGGGGCCAACACAGAAGGGCGCGAAGAGGCCAATCAGGCAGGCGAGCCTTCATAGAAAGGCCAGGCAGTATCAGTTTCAGAACGGGCGTATCAACAGCCTGATCGGCAGTCACCGGACGGGGGCGGGTGTTCCCCCGTCGGGTGCAGACCGGTCGCATCGATGCTTCGCGGGGACGGCTCAGGCCGGGCGGCAGATCGGATCAACACGATCGCCAGGGGAACGAAGCGGACGATTGCGGCGCGATTCGACGCCGGCGTTGATCATCGCTCTTTTTTATTTCGCCGACCCGTCTCTCAGGACGGCGGCAGTTTTTCGAGAATGTCCCGCGTCACGCATCCTGTTCGATCTTTACCTGCGCCATCCTGATGAGCCGTAAAGTAAGGAGTGCGAGATGAAAAATACAAAATGGCTGGGGACACTGGCGGTCACGGCCGCCGGCACGCTCGTCGCGGCGCTCTGCGCGTCGCGCGGGATGCCCGCGCAAAGCGCACCCGTGACGAGGATCGCGGTGGCCGCGGTGGATATCGACCTTGGGCAGCGGCTTGCACCGCGTTTCATCAAGCTGATCGAATGGCCCGCGGGCAAGATTCCGCCCGGCACGTTCGACGACCCGCATCAACTCGACGGACGGGTGCTGTGCGCGAGCATCGTGCGTGGCGAACCGTTGACCGAGGGCGGACTACAACCGCTCGAAGCGTCTGCCGTCACACTGCATCTGGGCGATCGCGTTACCGCTGCGGTTCCGCCTCGTGACGCTAAACAATTCCATCTTGCCCGCAGCGGTAGCTTGCTGTCGCTCAAGCGTGGCGAGCAGGCGGTGGTTCGAGACTACGATCCCGATACGGTGGCGTGGCTGTCGTTACTCGACGATCCGTTGGCACCCGTGATGCCGCCTCGCGCAGGG
Above is a genomic segment from Paraburkholderia phenazinium containing:
- a CDS encoding SAF domain-containing protein, giving the protein MKNTKWLGTLAVTAAGTLVAALCASRGMPAQSAPVTRIAVAAVDIDLGQRLAPRFIKLIEWPAGKIPPGTFDDPHQLDGRVLCASIVRGEPLTEGGLQPLEASAVTLHLGDRVTAAVPPRDAKQFHLARSGSLLSLKRGEQAVVRDYDPDTVAWLSLLDDPLAPVMPPRAGKPAGA